From Polynucleobacter sp. MWH-Braz-FAM2G, a single genomic window includes:
- the pssA gene encoding CDP-diacylglycerol--serine O-phosphatidyltransferase has protein sequence MTTFRRRGRIDRSRLAQIRKPTTDAQWVEELGDGVDYEVEELHPQKPRLRSKGIYLLPNAFTTAALFCGFYAIVNAMNHQFEVAAIAIFASMVLDGMDGRVARMTNTQSAFGEQYDSLADMVSFGVAPALVAYEWALKDLGKWGWLAAFTYCAGAALRLARFNVNTGVVDKKFFQGLPSPAAGALMAGFIWLADDNKLPVRDTAIPWITFFIAVYAGLTMVSNARFYSGKALDVRYRVPFGVMVLMILTFVLISSNPPLTLFGVFVVYSISGYVIWAWEKFNGKRFS, from the coding sequence TTGACTACATTTCGTCGTCGTGGGCGCATTGATCGCAGTCGACTTGCGCAAATTCGTAAGCCTACAACTGATGCTCAGTGGGTCGAAGAACTGGGTGATGGAGTTGATTATGAAGTAGAGGAGTTGCATCCGCAAAAGCCTCGCTTACGCAGCAAGGGCATCTATCTGCTGCCTAATGCATTTACTACTGCAGCATTGTTTTGTGGCTTCTACGCGATTGTGAATGCCATGAACCATCAGTTTGAAGTGGCTGCTATTGCGATATTTGCTTCTATGGTGCTCGATGGCATGGATGGTCGTGTAGCGCGTATGACCAACACTCAGAGCGCATTTGGAGAGCAGTATGATTCGCTAGCGGACATGGTCTCATTTGGAGTTGCGCCTGCACTTGTAGCCTACGAGTGGGCCTTAAAAGATTTAGGTAAGTGGGGTTGGTTAGCTGCATTTACCTACTGTGCTGGAGCTGCACTTCGTTTGGCGCGTTTTAATGTCAACACAGGCGTAGTTGATAAGAAGTTTTTTCAGGGTCTGCCTAGTCCAGCTGCCGGAGCCTTAATGGCTGGTTTTATATGGCTAGCAGACGACAATAAGTTGCCTGTTCGTGATACCGCTATTCCTTGGATCACCTTTTTTATTGCGGTTTATGCAGGCCTAACAATGGTGTCTAATGCCCGTTTTTATAGTGGCAAAGCCTTGGATGTGCGTTATCGAGTGCCATTTGGGGTGATGGTTTTGATGATCCTTACTTTTGTTTTGATCTCCTCGAACCCGCCTTTAACTCTATTCGGCGTATTTGTGGTGTATTCAATTTCCGGCTACGTAATTTGGGCTTGGGAAAAATTTAATGGCAAACGATTTAGCTAA
- the rpsO gene encoding 30S ribosomal protein S15, which translates to MAVADIKTAEIVKENARSANDTGSPEVQVSLLTARINELTPHFKANAKDHHSRRGLLKMVSRRRRLLDYLKGKDLDRYRALIEKLGLRK; encoded by the coding sequence ATGGCAGTTGCTGATATTAAAACGGCGGAAATCGTCAAAGAAAACGCGCGCAGCGCAAACGATACGGGCAGCCCTGAAGTTCAGGTTTCTTTGCTCACAGCACGTATCAATGAATTAACCCCCCATTTCAAGGCTAACGCTAAAGATCATCACAGCCGTCGTGGCTTGTTGAAGATGGTTTCACGTCGCCGCCGTCTTTTGGATTACCTCAAAGGCAAAGATTTGGACCGCTATCGCGCATTGATCGAGAAATTAGGTCTCCGTAAGTAA
- a CDS encoding 2-isopropylmalate synthase: MSDKVIIFDTTLRDGEQSPGASMTKDEKVRIARQLERLKVDVIEAGFAASSEGDFQAISAVAAAVKDSTVCSLARANDKDITRAADALQAANAKRIHAFLATSPLHMAVKLRMSPEEVLEQAKRSIRFARNLASDIEFSAEDGYRSEMDFLCRVVEAVINEGASTINIPDTVGYATPELYGEFIKTLRTRVPNSDKAIWSVHCHNDLGMAVANSLAGVKIGGARQIECTINGLGERAGNTALEEIVMSLRTRKDYFDMVCGIDATQIVPASKLVSQITGFVVQPNKAVVGANAFAHTSGIHQDGILKNRDTYEIMRAEDVGWSANKIVLGKLSGRNAFKQRLQELGITVEAEADLNEAFARFKALADQKAEIFDEDIIAIMSDSAAAEDGEHYKFISLSQHSETGERPKSRITFRMGDKEISSEAEGNGPVDASLNAIEEIAKSGAEQLLYSVNAITSGTQSQGEVTVRLAKGGRIVNGVGTDPDIIAASAKAYLSALNKLHDPSQVKLNAQMTP; this comes from the coding sequence ATGAGTGACAAAGTAATCATTTTTGATACCACCTTACGTGATGGCGAACAATCGCCTGGCGCATCGATGACAAAGGACGAAAAAGTTCGTATTGCTCGTCAACTGGAGCGTCTCAAAGTGGATGTTATCGAGGCTGGTTTTGCTGCTAGCTCTGAAGGAGATTTTCAGGCGATTTCAGCGGTTGCTGCAGCCGTTAAAGATTCAACGGTTTGCTCATTAGCTCGAGCAAATGATAAAGACATCACGCGTGCTGCCGATGCATTGCAAGCAGCTAATGCAAAACGTATTCATGCTTTTTTGGCAACGAGCCCTTTGCATATGGCAGTGAAATTGCGTATGTCTCCTGAAGAAGTATTGGAGCAGGCTAAACGTTCCATTCGTTTTGCGCGCAACTTAGCGTCTGATATTGAGTTTTCTGCGGAAGATGGTTATCGCTCAGAAATGGATTTCTTGTGCAGGGTTGTTGAAGCAGTTATTAATGAAGGCGCCTCCACTATTAATATTCCAGACACCGTTGGTTATGCGACTCCAGAGTTGTATGGCGAGTTCATTAAAACTTTGCGTACCAGAGTTCCTAATTCAGACAAGGCTATTTGGTCCGTTCATTGTCACAATGACCTCGGCATGGCAGTTGCAAATTCTTTGGCGGGGGTAAAAATTGGTGGTGCTCGTCAAATTGAATGCACGATCAATGGCTTGGGTGAGCGTGCAGGAAATACTGCATTAGAAGAAATTGTGATGTCTTTGCGTACCCGCAAGGATTATTTTGATATGGTGTGCGGTATTGATGCTACCCAAATTGTTCCAGCATCGAAATTGGTATCGCAAATTACAGGTTTTGTGGTGCAACCCAATAAGGCAGTAGTTGGTGCTAATGCATTTGCGCACACATCAGGCATTCATCAGGATGGCATCTTAAAAAATCGTGACACCTACGAAATCATGCGAGCTGAAGATGTTGGTTGGTCCGCAAACAAAATCGTATTGGGTAAATTATCTGGTCGCAATGCTTTCAAGCAGCGCTTGCAAGAATTGGGCATTACCGTAGAGGCGGAAGCTGATTTAAATGAAGCATTCGCGCGCTTTAAAGCTTTAGCTGATCAAAAAGCAGAGATTTTCGATGAAGATATTATTGCCATCATGTCTGATTCTGCTGCTGCTGAGGATGGTGAGCACTATAAATTTATCTCATTAAGCCAACATTCAGAAACCGGAGAGCGCCCGAAATCCCGCATTACTTTCCGAATGGGTGATAAAGAGATTAGCTCAGAGGCTGAGGGCAATGGTCCGGTTGATGCAAGCTTGAATGCCATAGAAGAAATCGCGAAGAGTGGGGCAGAGCAGTTGTTGTACTCCGTCAATGCGATTACCTCGGGCACCCAATCTCAAGGTGAGGTCACTGTGCGTTTGGCAAAAGGCGGTCGAATTGTGAATGGAGTGGGTACCGATCCTGACATTATTGCCGCATCTGCAAAGGCATATTTGTCAGCATTAAACAAATTGCATGACCCTAGTCAGGTCAAGCTGAATGCTCAGATGACTCCCTAA
- a CDS encoding YSC84-related protein: MTHFYRCIAVLFALGSCLLQPAHAQFDSLFGGNKSVADQRQEILNKNELILMQLYQAQPKAKELIEKSVGYATFSNFGMKILIAGGGTGSGVVIDKANKKPIFMNMAEVQAGLGLGIKSFQNIFIFETTAAMNDFINSGWTFGGQVTAAAKYEKDGGAYQDATVVAPGVLMYQLTDSGLAAEITGKGTKYYKNTDLNK; encoded by the coding sequence ATGACCCATTTTTATCGCTGCATCGCCGTCTTATTTGCCCTTGGCTCATGCCTGTTGCAACCAGCTCATGCTCAGTTTGACTCCCTTTTTGGGGGAAATAAAAGTGTGGCTGATCAACGTCAGGAAATCTTAAATAAGAATGAGTTAATTCTGATGCAACTTTACCAAGCGCAACCTAAAGCAAAAGAACTCATTGAGAAATCCGTAGGGTATGCAACCTTTAGCAACTTTGGCATGAAAATTTTGATTGCTGGGGGCGGTACTGGAAGTGGTGTAGTAATTGATAAAGCCAATAAGAAACCCATTTTTATGAATATGGCTGAAGTTCAAGCTGGACTTGGATTGGGCATCAAATCCTTTCAAAATATCTTCATCTTTGAAACCACAGCAGCCATGAACGACTTTATTAATTCAGGCTGGACTTTTGGTGGCCAGGTAACCGCAGCTGCAAAATATGAAAAAGATGGTGGCGCATATCAGGACGCTACAGTAGTAGCGCCAGGGGTGCTGATGTATCAACTCACCGACTCAGGCCTTGCCGCTGAAATCACCGGCAAAGGCACTAAGTACTACAAAAACACTGATTTAAATAAATAA
- a CDS encoding phosphatidylserine decarboxylase, giving the protein MMYPHPIIAKEGWPYLALVGVVTLLVHYLGGIAWSWPLWIVFIFVMQFFRDPQRIPALGRDLVLSPADGRIVVVEVANDPYAGREALKISVFMNVFNVHSNRSAVNGLVKEIQYFPGKFVNADLDKASTENERNAVVIDANGQLVTLVQVAGLIARRILCYIHVGDRLKAGERYGFIRFGSRVDVYLPLTAEPLVSVGDKVFATNTALARLPGLD; this is encoded by the coding sequence ATGATGTATCCACACCCCATTATTGCGAAAGAAGGTTGGCCATATTTAGCTTTGGTGGGGGTGGTGACTCTGCTTGTTCACTATTTAGGTGGCATTGCATGGTCTTGGCCCCTTTGGATTGTCTTTATTTTTGTTATGCAGTTTTTCCGTGACCCGCAGCGTATTCCCGCTTTAGGTCGCGATCTAGTTTTATCTCCTGCCGATGGTCGAATTGTGGTGGTAGAGGTAGCAAACGACCCATATGCGGGTCGTGAGGCACTTAAAATTAGCGTGTTCATGAACGTATTTAATGTTCATTCCAACCGTAGTGCTGTGAATGGCTTGGTTAAGGAAATTCAGTACTTCCCTGGTAAATTTGTAAATGCAGATTTGGATAAGGCATCTACAGAAAATGAGCGTAATGCTGTGGTTATTGATGCTAATGGACAACTTGTTACCCTAGTTCAAGTTGCAGGCCTGATTGCGCGTCGTATCCTTTGTTATATCCATGTGGGTGATCGCCTCAAGGCAGGCGAAAGATATGGCTTTATTCGTTTTGGGTCGAGAGTCGATGTTTATTTACCACTAACTGCTGAGCCTTTGGTGAGCGTTGGTGATAAAGTATTTGCAACAAATACTGCCTTGGCACGTTTGCCAGGTTTAGATTGA
- the pnp gene encoding polyribonucleotide nucleotidyltransferase: MTMFKKAVKSFQWGNHQVTMETGEIARQAGGAVIVNVDDTVVMGTVVASKSAKPGQDFFPLTVDYLEKTYAAGKIPGGFFRREGRPSEGETLISRLIDRPIRPLFPEGFYNEVQVVVHVLSINPDVPSDIPALIAASAALAVSGIPFSGPVGAARVGYANGQYLLNPTRSEQATSELDLIVAGTQAAVLMVESEANQLSEEVMLGAVVYGHEQMQTAINAINDLVREAGKPEWDWQAAPKDEPLIAKVSALAEGPLREAYQIRQKGARSDKLKAITKEVLAKLAEEGEVDDVAVGNILFEIEAKIVRSQILNGEPRIDGRDTRTVRPIEIRNGVLPRTHGSALFTRGETQALVVATLGTARDEQIIDALEGEYRDRFMFHYNMPPFATGETGRVGSPKRREIGHGRLAKRALIPVLPSPEDFAYSIRVVSEITESNGSSSMASVCGGCLAMMDAGVPVKAHVAGVAMGLILDGNRFAVLTDILGDEDHLGDMDFKVAGTANGITALQMDIKVQGITKEIMQVALAQAKEGRLHILSKMQEAMGSVRTELSAHAPRMVSFKIHPDKIREVIGKGGATIQALTKETGCSIDIKDDGTVTIASTSAEGMAEAKARIEGITAEAEVGKIYEGPVVKLLEFGALVNILPGKDGLLHISEISNERVKEVKDYLAEGQVVRVKLLAADERGRLRLSLKAAMADEGGTIAPLAGVAEAAPASGESA; this comes from the coding sequence ATGACTATGTTTAAAAAGGCAGTAAAAAGTTTTCAATGGGGCAACCATCAAGTAACCATGGAAACAGGCGAGATCGCTCGCCAAGCAGGCGGTGCTGTAATTGTTAACGTAGATGACACCGTTGTAATGGGCACTGTGGTTGCGTCTAAATCTGCAAAGCCAGGCCAAGACTTTTTCCCATTAACTGTTGATTATTTAGAGAAGACATACGCAGCAGGCAAGATTCCTGGTGGTTTCTTCCGTCGTGAAGGTCGTCCATCAGAAGGTGAGACTTTAATCTCCCGCTTGATTGACCGTCCTATTCGCCCATTATTCCCAGAAGGCTTCTATAACGAAGTTCAGGTTGTTGTACATGTGCTGTCTATCAATCCGGATGTTCCTTCAGATATCCCAGCATTGATTGCTGCGTCTGCTGCTTTGGCTGTCTCAGGCATTCCATTTAGTGGTCCAGTGGGCGCTGCACGCGTTGGTTATGCTAACGGTCAATATTTATTGAATCCAACTCGTTCGGAACAAGCAACTAGCGAGCTTGATTTAATTGTGGCTGGAACTCAAGCAGCCGTATTGATGGTGGAATCTGAAGCAAACCAACTTTCTGAAGAGGTAATGTTGGGTGCGGTTGTATATGGCCACGAGCAAATGCAAACTGCTATCAATGCGATTAATGACTTAGTTCGCGAAGCAGGTAAGCCAGAGTGGGATTGGCAAGCAGCCCCTAAAGATGAGCCGTTGATTGCTAAAGTGAGCGCATTGGCTGAAGGCCCATTGCGTGAGGCATATCAAATTCGTCAAAAGGGTGCGCGCTCTGACAAACTTAAGGCAATCACTAAAGAAGTATTGGCGAAATTGGCCGAAGAAGGTGAAGTGGACGATGTTGCAGTCGGCAATATCTTGTTTGAAATCGAGGCGAAGATTGTGCGTAGCCAGATTTTGAATGGTGAGCCACGCATCGACGGTCGTGACACACGTACTGTCCGCCCAATCGAAATTCGTAATGGCGTATTGCCACGTACGCATGGTTCAGCCTTATTTACTCGTGGTGAAACACAAGCTCTAGTAGTTGCGACTTTAGGTACTGCCCGTGACGAGCAAATTATTGATGCGCTCGAAGGTGAATACCGCGATCGTTTCATGTTCCACTACAACATGCCTCCATTTGCTACTGGTGAAACTGGTCGTGTAGGTAGCCCAAAGCGTCGTGAAATTGGTCATGGTCGTTTAGCTAAGCGTGCATTGATTCCAGTATTGCCTAGCCCAGAAGATTTTGCATACAGCATCCGCGTTGTTTCTGAAATTACTGAATCAAATGGTTCATCTTCAATGGCTTCTGTTTGCGGCGGCTGCTTGGCAATGATGGATGCTGGTGTTCCAGTTAAGGCACACGTTGCTGGCGTAGCGATGGGCTTGATTCTTGATGGCAATCGTTTTGCTGTGTTGACTGATATCTTGGGTGATGAGGATCACTTGGGCGATATGGACTTTAAAGTTGCGGGTACTGCTAATGGTATTACTGCGCTCCAGATGGATATCAAAGTTCAAGGTATTACTAAAGAAATTATGCAAGTTGCCTTGGCACAAGCTAAAGAAGGTCGTTTGCACATTTTGAGCAAAATGCAAGAGGCGATGGGTTCAGTTCGCACTGAATTGTCAGCTCATGCTCCACGCATGGTTTCATTCAAGATTCATCCGGACAAGATTCGCGAAGTGATTGGTAAGGGTGGCGCGACAATTCAAGCGTTGACTAAGGAAACTGGTTGCAGCATCGACATCAAAGATGACGGTACGGTAACAATTGCATCTACATCTGCTGAAGGTATGGCAGAAGCTAAAGCTCGTATTGAAGGCATTACTGCTGAAGCGGAAGTGGGCAAGATCTATGAAGGTCCAGTTGTTAAGTTGCTCGAGTTCGGAGCATTGGTAAATATTCTGCCTGGTAAAGACGGTCTCTTGCACATATCTGAAATTTCTAACGAGCGCGTAAAAGAAGTCAAAGATTATTTAGCAGAGGGTCAAGTGGTTCGCGTGAAGTTATTAGCTGCTGATGAACGTGGTCGTTTGCGTTTATCACTCAAAGCAGCAATGGCTGATGAAGGAGGCACTATTGCTCCTTTGGCGGGAGTTGCTGAAGCTGCTCCAGCCTCTGGCGAGTCAGCTTAA